The Clarias gariepinus isolate MV-2021 ecotype Netherlands unplaced genomic scaffold, CGAR_prim_01v2 scaffold_36, whole genome shotgun sequence genomic sequence ttcctcatGGAGacatggtttcctcccacaggttcacaaaaaaattgcccataatgtatGAATGACAATCGGGTGTCAAGCTGACAACCTGATcccttaagtaactgccacagaaactaTGGAAATATCTCCAGGGTGGGAAGTATTCATCGCCCGATGTGAGGGATGGCATGTGGATGGaccaaaatattaaaagttgtttttaggCTTAAAGGTAGGCACTTATGTTTAAAGGCAGGGTCAGGAAAAGTGTTCAGGAAAACTATGGCAACCACAGAGGACGTACCTGAGAGACCCTGGCCCATGAACAAGGTATAGTTGGACGCAATCTTTTCTCCAATACAAACATGAGTAGGTGTTCAAGGGAAGGATTGCGTCCCAGTTCCGTCTCATAGGGCAACATATGTTCTGGAACTGGAAAATCTAGAAATGATCAATACCATAACCAGTGACATTGAGACACCTACGcggaatgtaaatatttgttttatttattacttttaaccATATCGAGAGGGTACATCaaagaattattatttagcCGCATGAACTAACCAGTTGGAATTATATTTAGGCTTCCTTAATTTTACTACAATGTTCTTAAATCCAAATgcgtaatgtttttttaaagcataaagtttttttttttacaagcatctattgaaaaaaaaatctaaacctaTACCATTGCAGAGATCAGAACACCGCATCAGCAGCTCCCAGAGCAGTAGTCCTAAGGAGTACACATCTCCCTGAAGCAGAAATCGACTGCTGCTCAGATTGACACATCCCTCCAAAATCTCAGGCGCCATGTACTGCAGAGTCCCCATCTGAATTCTGCCCTGCCAGTTGTCAAGAAGAAACCGCAATCATCCCATTTCAGTGCATCAAAAAAATCCGTGTTTCATATTACACAATTTCAGATGGACCAGTTATTAAAATCCATTTGTGTTTACGGCCCTGTGGCCAGAATTTGATAATTCTTGACTCTTCATTAACATCTCAATTCATTTCTTTACCGCCTGGTTActagtaaaaatatttacagtaagtggCTACTCTATGCAACCCCtgatcacatttcatacaataaTCATCCGAATTGTGTTTaacatatcagaaaaaaaaatacaagggtTAGATAATGAATAAATCAAACAAACCTCTACTATGCTAGTATAACCCCGCAAGGCTTTGCACTCTAGCACTGTGGAGCATCCAAAGTCACACAGAACACAAGAACCATCAGCTTTCACCAGAACATTACTGCTGCTGAGATCACAGTGCGCCACTGCTGGTTTATAGGCTTCTACAAGAtaaggagaaaaacaaacaaacaaacaatgtatTTTGGGTTGCATCATGTGCATCAACTCTAGAATTAATGGCACCTTCTAGAAATATGAGCAGACCTGATTGAAAAACATTTGTCAGGCAGTAAGACAAGAGGCAAAAAGTCTTATTTTCAAAATTTCACAGTTTAGTCAATTTAGtaaatttgaaaatgaaaagaCGCACCCTTTGTCTCAACAGGCAGTCTGAAAGGGTTGCACCTTCCATTGAGtgatccacaaaaaaaaagcctgaacaTCTCCAAGCtcttgtataagcatttcacggcatatcatactgtgtgtggGTGTCTACATGACAAGTGAAATTTTAAACCGAAATATATTTAAGATTTATATCTAGAATCAGGAACTTCTACAGAAGAGAATAAGGGCCActatattgaaataaataaattcctgatttttttccccacaaattTTTGACTTTAATCAGAGAATTTCGACTTTAAACccataatttttacatttgtccACATGAATTTTGAGAAACAGGTCAGAATTCTGACTTCAATCTTGGAATTGTGACTTTAATTGAGAAAAAAGTttgaattctgaggaaaaagtaataattcttagaaaaattttttttgattttCACTGTTTTTATGCTGTGGCCCAAATCCTCTACAAAATCATGTACAATTGAAATATGGAATGTTACAAAACTTCATACATGCCATAAggtaaacataataaaaaataaataaaaaaataaaaagttgtttaaaaaaaagtttccttaGAGTAACTGAATAGAGTTTACCTAAACATCAACACTATTAAAGCTTCAGTACAACTGGAATTATGAGATTCATGCAACTTTATTAAAGCGAcaagttgttgttggtctttcggctgctcccgacaaggggtcgccacagcgaaataCCCAGTccacactacaacttggcacaggttttacgccggatgcccttcctgacgcaaccctcccattttatccgggcttggggccggcactgcatccagtggctggagttTGGGTACTGGCTGggagtcgaacccgggccttcagCATGGCAGgagaaacacctaccactgagccaccagtgctctaaaaaactgaaaagactataatttaaaatatctatccattcatctatGAACCTTTGTTGGCCAACTATTACTGATTAGCAGCATATAAATAATTGTCCACAAGTTCCACAGAAACAATGAAAAGTCATTTGAATTGATGGGTTGGTTtgtgttaagtttaaaatgtatttgagtaatcttatatatatatataaagcgaCAATCATGTGTGGAATTATGAAGTTCATCTGACATCGCCATCATAAGAGCTACAACTGAAATCATGAATTACATTATAAAccatttctgattaaaaaaaaccttgaaagcATGGTCATTGCAGTGATAGGACTGGTAACGAATAATTAGTTGTAGCCACGGCTGGTTAATGTCGCTCATTATCTATTTGCTTACACTGCTGAATGAAGGTACAAGATAATGTGTTACACATGGGTCTGAAGTCCTTACCATTCTTTTCTAAGTCTGTATGCAGATAGGACAATCCTTGCGATAGGGTCTGAGCTAGTTTCAGCGTACACGCCCAGTCACACACCGCTCTAGATAGAAATACATTCAAAGAAccctaaaagtaaaaaaaaaaaaaaaaaggaatatatgATTTTGGATGAGCAGAATCAAACTGATACCAAGTAGCAGGATTTCATTACAtttctcatcttctataccactttattctgtattcagggtcgagggggaggggcctggagcctatcccaggaggcttagggcacggggcagggtacaccctggacagggtgccaatccatcacagggcacacacacatgcacacacttacacacccattcacacactacgggcaatttggaaacggtAATTAgactaatctacatgtctttggactgtgggaggaaactggagtacccggaggaaacccaccaagcacggggagaacatgcaaacttcatgcacacacaggcgggaatcgaacccggaccctggaggtgcaaggcggcaaTGCTAACGACTACACCACCGTGAAATATGAtgatatttgaataaaaaaggcacactttgaaataaatgtttaacaggAACACTGAAACTTAAACACTGAAACTGaaactttaacagtgccaaacAATACATCTCTGCCACATTAGTGTTTTACAAAATAGCACTTGATCCAGCACATCCTATTATTTTCATTGTATTTGGTTTTTCAATCGTGCTGTAGCAGTTACTACGTTACTGAGCACAGCATAAAGGCCACAGCTGAGACCAAATTTGGGTCATGAAATCACAAAGAACTTCCACAGAAAACAATCCAAATGCACCTGGGTTGCCAGTTCCAAAACGAGCACAAACTCGTTCCCCATTTTTCCATTTGCAAGAAATCTAACGATCCCAGAATGCATCATAAGAGGTAGCTTGTAAACATCTTTCTCTTTGGTGAACTCTTGTTTTAGTGCTGTAGGAAACACTTTCACAGCCACCAATGATCCCTGGAACGTTCCCTGCCACACGCTTGCAAAACTGCCGCAAGCAAGTAcctagaaaataaacaaataggttaaatgtgaaaaacaaccaaccaaccaaaaaaaaaaaaaaaaaacactaaaaattattgtttaataacattgattaaatattgttgaattaattatttcataatttaacAGAATCTTTACCTTTTGCATCTCCAGTTGTTTGCTCAGGTCATTATTAAGTACCTCTAAGGTATAATGTGTGTCTGGAGGTGTTACATGTCCTTTATGAAGAgataatacatatttatataattataaataagagATGTTCCATGGTACTGTACGTTTTTTAATTTTGATATGCAagatcaaaaaataaaatcattaataatatGAAACATGTATATTTACAAAAGGTGTAGCCTAAAACTCTATATAAGAACATTTTCTGGCTATTACTGCCAAGGCATTTATACTCACTGGCCACTTAAGTAGGTATACCTGttgaatgtttttaataatgcaagtatctaatcagccaattaaATGGCAGCAACTTAATACATTTAGGCATGTGGATACAGTCAAGACCATCTGCTAAAGTTCAAACCTGAGCATCAGAATTGGGAAGAAAGGTGGTTTTGAGTATGGCATGTTGGTTGTTGCCAGAGAGGTTGGTCTGAGAATTTCCAAACCTGTCAATCTACTGGGCATTTTCACAACCATAtttagggtttacagagaatgacTTTACTTTTGGCCCCTTAGAACCAGTTGGCCATGGtctaaatgccacagcctacctgagtattgttggTGACCATGTCCGTCCCGTTATTATTACCACAGTATAACacgccatgtcacaaagctaaagtCATTTCGAACCGGTtccttgaacatgacaatgaggtcACTGTACCCACATGGCcttcacagtcaccagatctcaatccagtagAGCACCTTTGGAATGTGTTGGAACAGGAGTTTTacatcatggatgtgcagccaAGTTTCATTTCAACATTCAAATGTTCCAACATTCAAACATAAATGTTTCCAGGACCTTGTCAAAACTATGCcatgaagatttaaaaaaaaaaaactgggaccAGCCCCGTTCTAgtaaggtgtacctaataaagtcgTCAGTGAGTGTAGAGTATAAAgttataatgtttaaaacaataataaaaaaaagaccatcTTACTGCTGCATCTAGAAAGAATTCTCCATTTCATTGCAATTGCATGGAAAATGTACAGAATCAAAGCACCAGCAGGAATAATGAGGATGTTACCGCTCAGTATATCTGCACAGACCAAGACaggattttatatttattattcacaGAGCTGAATTAATGTTTACAAAAATTTGAAGCATGTCAAGcagtataaataaatgctttgacagcaaaatgagataaataccatttacatttgttttactCATTATGGAAAAttatctttttctctcttgcctGTAACAAAACCTTTAATGTCaaaactttctttaaaaagtaacattttagGCAAACCAGGACTGGCCACATAACacctttttgtaagtcgctctggataagagcgtctgccaaatgcctaaatgtaaatgtaaatttaaacacTGCAAAACCAATGTATCCTGGAAAGATAATCACACTGCATTTTTCTCTCACATGATGAGCAGCAACTACAGTACCTACTGGGAAAAACAGTGGCTCCTATGACTGAATTAAATGCAATCAgcccacaagttctcaatgggcgAACTGGGGTCCTCCCAgctctggggagtttcctgtcCATGGAGCCAAAATTCTGATGTTTTGTTCCCCGAGACatttagttatcactttttttAAGGTGCTCCAACATGCTGGAAAAGTCAGCCAAGTCCCCAACCTCTTCTTTGATAGTTAAGAGAAGTTGCTCTTAAAAGATCTATTCTTTGTTGATGACTGTGTGATTTAGACCACTCCCTTGGTTGAGAAggaaccccacacatgaatggtctcaggatgctttactattgccatgacacaggactgatggcaGTGTTCATCTTCATACATTTCAAGAAGgacagcaaagaagccacttctctctggaaaaaaaacatcagggacagactgaTATTCCGCAAAAGGTATAGGGACTGGACTGCTAAGGACTGGGTGTAAGTAATTGTCTCTCATAAATCTCccttccgattgtttggggcatccaCAAATAAATGTCCAAAGAAGCGAAAGTGagtgctaccatcagtcctgtgtcacgGGAACAGTGAAGAGACCATTCATGTAAGGGGCTGCTTCCCAGCTCATCgagcaaaacattaaaatgttgggCCCATGGCCAGGAAATTCCACAgtccttaatcccattgagaacttgtggtcaatcctcaagaggcaggtggacaaacaaaaacacacaatttcagacaaactccaagcattgattatgcaagaatagTCTGCGCCATCAGTCAAGATGTGTctcagaagttgattgacagcatgacagggtcaacactgcaaatattgacaaTCCATcttaaactgaattttaaaatgaactttGTCATTTATAAGGTTCTGTGTGTAACTTATGCATTTGGCCTCTGTACATCACCACATAGCATTTGCAATGAGCAAAGGCAAATCTTTCAGCTTGAATTCAAGGTGCTGGACAAAAGTGTTGCATTAACCCTTCAGAAATTACAGCTATTttcatacccacacacacatcaaaccccttgaattaaagctataagtcttgactttgctcgcatcttgagtgtttcatttcaaaacTGAACACGATGGGGCACAGAGTCCAAATATAACCCACCACATAACACCCCACTTCCACAACTTATCTTTCTTCCAAAAGTTATGGATCTgaatatttacagttttaaagctgcattacattacatttccaAAACAACATAAAGGGGAAAGAACTCACTTGTAGTATCAAATGCATTCTGTGGTTGCTTGGTGTCATTTTGCGTGTTTTTCTGGTTCCAAATGATGTTCGCGTTGCAGAAATCGgagctgcacacacacgcaaaaatttttttttggtacattgATGCATGGCATGAAGAGTTGGGGCAGTTGGTCATGTTTCTAGTACAACCTAAACaaggataaataaatagataaagcaagaaagaaggaaaggagTCAGTGCTCATGAAGTTGGTACCAGGATTTCGAATGAACAGCAGAGTACAGTAACTGATGATTGCTTTGTAGGGAGGAACCTCAGCAGGACATTACCTAAGTGTTCAGGCTTGGGTTTTCCATCCTCCAGCTGGAGGTAACTAATGCAGCAGTCAGTTATGGCACAGTTCTGCCAATGGTTACTTATGTTCCCTGTGGTCTTGGTCAATTCAGCGTTTTGTGCCATGGCATAGTAGATACATCTTCTCTTTGGAGTGTCTGCTCGTGAAGGGATGCATGTCGACAACCAAACTatgattttacaaaaacaagGATTATTTATTGATCAGCAAGTGTTCTGTTCATAAGTTTTATAATAATGAGAATGCCAGCCATGTTGTTACTTTAAACCACATTTACTGTGATAAATGTGATGATTACAACTAGGATTATTCAATGCAGCATTATATGGACAATACACTAAATTCCGTTTCAGTGCCTGTCATTTTCTCCTTCATACATTGTAATCGTCATaaatctcttttattttttcatttttaaaaatacacttgtttttattttgtactgtagtgttcaagtcaaagtgggacttttgattgccttttgaataacagaaaagttatAAGATTAAAACCTCActttatttctcaatataatcccctgctttCACTACTgaaaggcattggactacagttcggaagatcccaggttgataccccacaaccaccgagttgccgctgttgggcccttgagcgcagcccttaaccctcaactgctcagatgtgtaatgagataaaaatgtaagtcgctctggataagagcatctgccaaatgcctaaatgtaaatgtaactctATTTATGtccaaaacatgtggaaatggagaGCTTGGAGAGAGGAAAGGACTGTATGGAGGAACTGGCAATAACTCCCgaccgagttcctgtaatgtgtggAATGATTGTATGTAGCGATgtgcgttccactcgctgattGTTCACGGgggtcattcacagacataccgccatctttaaaacgtttgcattcAAATcggttttatgtgtttatttacaagAAGCTTTGTCACAAGTCCCAGATTGACTTGAACTTcacagcagagaaaaaaaaatctaagcattTTCTAtcctgggttttttttctttttagtctggaaagtgcagtatagagtgaaaTCCCGGACAttattcaaaaggaattgcaaattacaCTTGTTTCCCATATGTGGAAGCACAGTTGCTTCAGACAGACTCAAGGCCACACAGAAACAGATGGGACAGGAGCCGCTGCTATTTAAACAGGAAGTAAAGGACCACGCGCCTGTTCAGGTatgtggaaatgtggaagttatgtgtggccactcaatgggaactaaaccaaagatttcgttACCTACACTGGtcatgtttgtttacatttagaatttttataacagacatacacacacacacacacacgcctatagtaaaagcctaagtaaatgaatattagtaaacaaataatacaaaaaacataatatgatctgttctatagcTCATCtgctttaagttagtttttttattattattcataagacaacctttcagttttgtaaatattctagttatagtgtctcaatggacttttctttttcatttgaaatgtggcagtcagtgtgcgttcGCGAAGGTAAAAAAGCAAACGGTAATgaaaagtttgcaattgcatttaaattatgtcacactttgtgcgtccacatatgggaaacgcaattgcGAATGTTATTTGtaattccttttgaatattgtccgggatatcGCTCCATACTGCGGTCTGAGTTCCCCTGAATCCCTAAAGGCAatagttgattaaaaaaaaaacacacacttttttccttttacatccccaaagaaatttacaaaaaatgttttaattacagACATTAAGTGTTTGTAAACCAAATGTCACAAATTGTCTTGCATGTTGAGTCCAGTAACAGAAATATAATTGCaagtatattatacagtatatgtcactACAGTGTTAAAATGTAAgcttctttttaaacaacacataTAATACACTGGTATGCTTAAGTatgcttcttttctttctttaaagcaAAATATGTTACACAAACTGAACAATAACTGTGGTtattttttgccatttattaCAACTGATATAAATCTGCAATCAAGTATAGTTTTACCTTACCTATAATGGTCACATTATATTTTAGCTCCATCTCTCAGCTCTGATTCAACcaggtatccaagcactagtgaattcTCTGATTTAACTATGTGTCTGTGTCATCACAGACATGGCCTTGACGGAAACTCCTAAACGGAATGCAGacattcggcagtggactgggtttAACCCTTTCATGCATGAATTATGAGAACCTCagtcaagatttttttattttttaagtgtttttattgctctcaaatgttaacacatgcactcgcacgcacacacacacgcacgttaACACAAACGCACTTAAcatatttagggcccaaactgacatcagccctatatagtgtgtgatgtgtgcaggTTGTGTGGTGCACCTGGGCGGCGATGGCTTttgtcattttctctctctgtatcagacTGCACTCTGTCATGGACactgtgccccttcacacacacacccctcctcattcatttaaaaaaaaactattttggatcagtgtggcaataaaaaaatcGTGACACGTAACTGAATAGATTTTTCCTCAGATCTCTAACAGATACATTTAATGCACTATATTtaagccaaatatgaaaaaaaaagaacttggaAATCAGAGCTGTAAAACGTCGGTAGAATGTATTATTCGATTGCACACTCGAGAAAAAATCAATTCAGTGATGTAATGTGATACTCCagaatttatttgtttagatttttagcaaaatctgcaaaaaaaaaaaagaaaaaaaaactgaatcagGATTTCTAAAATCACGACATTTAcaaaattgcaatacaaatcgaatcagtACCTAGCGAGGGATCGGGAGAATATCGTGTCAAGTGATCCCTTGTGATTCTCATCACTacacagcactaatgtttatcgTCTGATTTGCCTCCAACAGCCCTACTACaggatttaaaatattaaaatctacaaaacgtattaaataaacactaaaatgctgtgtaacttctgctgtttgtttgttacaTCTCAAACAAAATTATCATCTTATTTTCTTATCTTCTGCTCcatactccagtccagtagatgGCGGTATTGCAAGTTgacccaaataaataaaatgaggtGAATCGATTAGGAATTGAAATTAATTGACTCAATCAACAAAATAACGATTTGTTTCGCAGACCAAATAGGTGGAAAGCTAGGCCAAAACTGCTATagtgtaagaaataaaacacgtCTCACCTCTTACACATGTTACTTTCGttacaaagaataaataaataataataataaataaataaaacagatcaTGCAGCCCCGTACCCCGAaacctcttcttttttttttcactaattaaatgtattattattattatcaaatgaaaagaaaaataaaaaaaactccccacccacccaacccacacacacacacacacacacacacacatacatcctgGCATCCTTCGGCTCAAACCAATCTATGTGAATTAAATTGGTCATACATCCAGTCCGATGCTTGACCCAGTCCAGGTAATAATTCAGGCAGTACCTGTAAGCTTGTGAAAATAAGCAATAAGTGGTTTCCATTTgtgaaaaaacatattattagaACCTCtcagtgtatattttatcttttctagcttaagaaaaaataatacatttttaacccACTGAGAGATTGAGGGACAATTAACGGACTTCCAGTGTAAAAGTATTGTACGTCTGGCCAACAAAGATGAGAAGGCGACGACGTCTTTACTTAATGGAACTGAAGCATCTGTAATGCCAAATATAGCAGTTAATGGACATGGCTCCAACCGTACCCCAAGTATAGTGgacatgagattaaaaaaacctGTCCAAAAGTTGTGCAGGTTTGGGCACAAAAAGAACATGTGACTTAAATTACAGGGAGAGGCATGGCACTTGTCACATCTGTCCTCAACGACAGGGAATATTTTAGCCAGCCTTGTTTTGGAATAATGGACTCTGTGCAAAAgcttaaactgaataagactatgaCGGGCACTGGAAGAGCTGGAGCGTATTCTGTCTATAGCCTTCCCCCAACATTCCTCACTCAACTGCAATCCTAGTTCATTGTCCCAAGCAGCTCTGGTTTTAGCAATTTTACAATCACCATaagatacaataaaataatatatattcttGATATCACACCTCGCTGATATGGATTAGATGTGATCAGATTTTTCCAGGGCTGCCTGGGAGGTATAGAAGGAAAATTAGGAAAACACTTGGATACAAAGTTGCCAACTTGCAGGTAACAGAAAAAATGAGATGCAGGCAGCTCACACTCCGAAGACAGActagcaaaaattttaaatactcCATCTtcatacaaattataaaaattaattaaattaattaagaaataaaggaagtgattgaaaaaaataaagaaatttaggaagaaTGGTCATTTTAACTGCAGTGATTTTTCCAGTTAAAGAAAGAGGCAGATTGCTCCAGATTTAACATCAGCaataagagaggagaagttGGCATGAGAAAGGTCAGACAGAGAACGAGTCACTGTAATACCAAGATATTTAAAGCCTGAACAATTGAGTTTAAAAGGCAGGTTTAGATGCTGAAGTTGTAAAGCACTATTGTTAACCGGGTAGTGTTCACTCTTATGCAAATTTAGTTTATACCCAGAGAAAGAACCAACATTATCcaaaatggttaaaataacAGGAATAGAGGCTGCAGGATCAGTCACATATAACAACAAGTCATCGGCATATAGGGATAATTTATGTTCCAACCCATTACGAATAATACCTTTAAAAGCAAGAGAAGATCTAAGCTTAACAGACAATGGTTCAATAGCAAGGGCAAAAATCAGTGGTGACAGTGGGCAGCCCTGCCGAGTACCACGCCCAAGAGTGAAATAATCAGAGCTTATAtcatttgtatgaacactagcTTGCAGGGATTTGTAAAGGAGGcgaattttctttaaatttctttaatacTGCAAACAAGTATTCCCACTCAACCCTATCGAAAGCTTTCTCAG encodes the following:
- the LOC128517147 gene encoding anti-Muellerian hormone type-2 receptor-like encodes the protein MCLVWLSTCIPSRADTPKRRCIYYAMAQNAELTKTTGNISNHWQNCAITDCCISYLQLEDGKPKPEHLGCTRNMTNCPNSSCHASMYQKKIFACVCSSDFCNANIIWNQKNTQNDTKQPQNAFDTTNILSGNILIIPAGALILYIFHAIAMKWRILSRCSRHVTPPDTHYTLEVLNNDLSKQLEMQKVLACGSFASVWQGTFQGSLVAVKVFPTALKQEFTKEKDVYKLPLMMHSGIVRFLANGKMGNEFVLVLELATQGSLNVFLSRAVCDWACTLKLAQTLSQGLSYLHTDLEKNEAYKPAVAHCDLSSSNVLVKADGSCVLCDFGCSTVLECKALRGYTSIVEGRIQMGTLQYMAPEILEGCVNLSSSRFLLQGDVYSLGLLLWELLMRCSDLCNDFPVPEHMLPYETELGRNPSLEHLLMFVLEKRLRPTIPCSWARVSQGQLLHELLEDCWDHDEDARLTAECVANRLASLPPRCCFLMNEVGV